The following are from one region of the Paramagnetospirillum magnetotacticum MS-1 genome:
- a CDS encoding glycosyltransferase family 2 protein — MTVEIAISVVIPFYNEEDNVAPLIDRLVPVLVEFGRPFEVICVNDGSRDGTQARLAGIAAADTRIKVISFRRNHGQTAAIMAGFDHAKGEIIVPMDGDLQNEPGDIPKLVAKLEEGYSVVSGWRVERQDAALRRRLPSIIANRLISHISGVHLHDYGCTMKAYRRSVIEDVRLYGEMHRFIPIYASWHGANVTEIPVRHHARIHGKSKYGLNRILKVVLDLIVVKFLEDYNTKPIYVFGLFGALCIAVSMASGLFALWLKLFEGIYLIQTPLPLLSVMTFVTGIMCVLLGLLAEMMVRVYYESQDRPTYFIREKLNLDEDS, encoded by the coding sequence ATGACGGTCGAAATCGCCATTTCCGTGGTCATCCCATTCTACAATGAGGAAGACAACGTCGCACCGCTGATCGACCGCCTCGTTCCGGTCCTTGTCGAGTTCGGACGCCCCTTCGAAGTCATCTGCGTCAATGACGGCAGCCGTGACGGCACCCAGGCGCGACTGGCCGGAATCGCCGCCGCCGACACGCGGATCAAGGTCATCAGCTTCCGCCGCAATCACGGCCAGACCGCCGCGATCATGGCTGGCTTCGACCACGCCAAGGGCGAGATCATCGTGCCCATGGACGGCGATCTGCAAAACGAGCCAGGCGACATCCCCAAACTGGTCGCCAAGCTGGAAGAAGGCTACAGCGTGGTCTCGGGCTGGCGGGTGGAACGCCAGGATGCCGCCCTGCGCCGCCGCCTGCCCAGCATCATCGCCAACCGCCTGATCTCCCACATCTCCGGGGTGCACCTGCACGACTACGGCTGCACCATGAAGGCCTATCGCCGCTCGGTGATCGAGGATGTCCGCCTTTACGGCGAGATGCACCGCTTCATCCCTATCTATGCCAGCTGGCACGGCGCCAATGTCACCGAGATCCCGGTTCGCCACCACGCCCGCATCCACGGCAAGTCCAAATACGGCCTCAACCGTATCCTGAAGGTGGTGCTGGACCTGATCGTGGTGAAGTTCCTCGAGGACTACAACACCAAGCCCATTTACGTCTTCGGCCTGTTTGGCGCCCTGTGCATCGCGGTATCCATGGCCAGCGGACTGTTCGCCCTGTGGCTGAAGCTGTTCGAAGGCATCTATCTGATCCAGACCCCGTTGCCGCTGCTGTCGGTGATGACTTTTGTTACCGGCATCATGTGCGTATTACTGGGACTGCTGGCCGAAATGATGGTGCGGGTCTATTACGAATCCCAGGACCGGCCTACCTATTTCATCCGCGAGAAGCTGAACCTCGACGAGGATAGCTGA
- the asnB gene encoding asparagine synthase (glutamine-hydrolyzing), translating to MCGIAGFVGDGDRDILAAMAGAIAHRGPDGEGLWIDPERAVHLAHRRLAVIDLEGGAQPMWSGDGRIGVVFNGEIYNHRALRRDLESLGHVFASDHSDTEVLIHGWRQWGRDLPGRLNGMFAFAIHDRERGSLFLARDRFGEKPLYVVERPGLFAFASEISALLRHPGVPAEADALAIRKFFAYCLFPAPHTPFKAIAKLPAGHWLELSLSGLTTERGCYWRFAIEPEETGRSETELAEELRALLDASVRDRLESDVPLGIFLSGGIDSSAMLALAARHRPAASLDGFSIGFTEASFDESAFARRMAAEVGCRHHVETCDLDAARRDLPDLLARLDEPSGDPSILPTSLLCRFARRSVTVALSGDGGDELFGGYDPLTALAASRRYRALVPGAVHPAIEALAGLLPPSDANMSLDFKIQRWLRGVGREPSMWLPGWMGALSPSEIDQVFGSRLAPEELYSEAIERWEACASPDPIDRALDYFTAFYLQDGILTKSDRASMQVALEVRAPFLDNDVADFARRLPSRFKVAGGQRKVLLKKAVRGLVPDALIDRPKKGFGIPLARWLRDMDPPTAGTPLLDDAWLRQRWERHRTKRQDCRHGLWCWLALERRFSTVN from the coding sequence ATGTGCGGCATCGCCGGCTTTGTCGGCGACGGCGATAGGGACATCCTGGCCGCCATGGCCGGGGCCATCGCCCATCGCGGCCCCGACGGCGAAGGATTGTGGATCGACCCCGAGCGGGCGGTCCATCTTGCCCATCGCCGGTTGGCGGTAATCGATCTCGAAGGCGGCGCCCAGCCCATGTGGAGCGGCGACGGCCGCATCGGCGTGGTCTTCAACGGTGAGATCTACAACCACCGCGCCCTTCGCCGCGATTTGGAGTCCCTGGGCCACGTCTTCGCCTCCGATCATTCCGACACCGAGGTCCTGATTCATGGCTGGCGGCAATGGGGCCGTGACCTGCCGGGGCGGCTGAACGGCATGTTCGCCTTCGCCATTCACGACCGCGAACGGGGCAGCCTGTTCCTGGCCCGCGACCGCTTTGGCGAGAAGCCGCTTTATGTGGTCGAGCGACCCGGCCTGTTCGCCTTCGCCTCGGAGATTTCCGCCCTGCTGCGCCATCCCGGCGTGCCAGCCGAGGCCGATGCGCTGGCAATCCGCAAATTCTTCGCCTATTGCCTGTTCCCCGCCCCCCATACGCCGTTCAAGGCCATCGCCAAATTGCCAGCTGGCCATTGGCTGGAACTTTCGCTGTCCGGCCTGACCACCGAGCGCGGCTGCTATTGGCGCTTCGCCATCGAGCCGGAGGAAACCGGCCGGAGCGAGACCGAACTGGCCGAGGAACTGCGCGCCCTGCTGGACGCCTCCGTCCGCGACCGGTTGGAAAGCGACGTGCCGCTGGGCATCTTCCTTTCGGGCGGCATTGATTCCAGCGCCATGCTGGCCCTGGCCGCCCGCCATCGCCCCGCCGCCAGCCTTGACGGATTCTCCATCGGGTTCACCGAGGCCTCCTTCGACGAAAGCGCCTTTGCGCGCCGCATGGCCGCCGAAGTGGGCTGCCGCCACCATGTGGAGACCTGCGACCTGGACGCGGCGCGGCGCGACCTTCCCGACCTGCTCGCCCGGCTGGACGAGCCCAGCGGCGATCCTTCCATCCTGCCGACCAGCCTGCTCTGCCGCTTCGCCCGGCGTTCGGTGACGGTGGCGCTCAGTGGCGACGGCGGCGACGAATTGTTCGGCGGATACGATCCTCTGACCGCCTTGGCCGCCTCGCGACGCTATCGCGCCCTGGTGCCGGGTGCTGTCCATCCCGCCATCGAGGCCCTGGCCGGGCTTTTGCCACCATCGGACGCCAATATGAGCCTGGATTTCAAGATTCAGCGCTGGTTGCGCGGCGTCGGCCGGGAACCCTCCATGTGGCTGCCCGGCTGGATGGGCGCCCTGTCACCCTCCGAGATCGACCAGGTGTTCGGCTCGCGCCTCGCCCCGGAAGAGCTCTACAGCGAGGCCATCGAGCGCTGGGAAGCCTGCGCCTCCCCCGACCCCATCGACCGGGCTCTGGACTATTTCACCGCCTTTTATCTCCAGGACGGCATCTTGACCAAGTCAGACCGCGCCAGCATGCAGGTCGCCCTGGAGGTGCGCGCCCCTTTCCTCGACAACGACGTCGCCGATTTCGCCCGCCGCCTGCCCAGCCGCTTCAAGGTCGCGGGTGGACAGCGCAAGGTGCTGCTGAAGAAGGCCGTGCGCGGACTGGTCCCCGACGCGTTGATCGACCGGCCCAAGAAAGGCTTCGGCATTCCCCTGGCCCGCTGGCTGCGCGATATGGATCCGCCCACCGCGGGCACGCCCCTGCTCGACGATGCCTGGCTGCGTCAGCGCTGGGAGCGCCATCGGACCAAGCGCCAGGATTGCCGCCATGGCCTGTGGTGCTGGCTGGCGCTGGAACGGCGTTTTTCCACGGTGAATTGA